Proteins from a single region of Bradyrhizobium diazoefficiens:
- a CDS encoding (2Fe-2S)-binding protein has translation MFRRSEQDKRPQVQIFVDGVAVAARQGDTVSAALLASAQDARRSTAVSGAPRLPYCMMGVCFDCLVTIDGVGNRQGCLVPVAEGMQIEIQKGKREIGR, from the coding sequence ATGTTTAGACGATCCGAACAGGATAAACGCCCACAGGTGCAGATCTTCGTCGACGGCGTCGCCGTCGCGGCGCGCCAGGGCGATACCGTCTCCGCCGCGCTATTGGCCTCCGCTCAGGACGCGCGGCGTTCCACGGCGGTGAGCGGTGCGCCACGTCTGCCTTACTGCATGATGGGCGTGTGCTTCGACTGCCTCGTCACCATCGACGGCGTCGGCAACAGACAAGGCTGCCTCGTGCCTGTCGCCGAGGGCATGCAGATCGAGATCCAGAAGGGCAAGCGGGAGATCGGAAGATGA
- a CDS encoding FAD-dependent oxidoreductase, which produces MRTDYDVAVVGGGLLGSAIAWGLGRLGKNVAVLDEGDITKRASRANFALVWVQSKGLGMPAYTVWTVQASQAWGRLASELKQQTGLDVSIQQNGGFHLTLGEDEFGQRTELVKRMHNQVGAADYKMEMLSASEVKKSLPLIGPEVSGGSFCPLDGHVNSLRTFRAFHTGFREFGIDYFPEQPVSAISKSGGEFRLTTPNGELRAAKIVLAAGNANQTLAPMVGLYAPMGPTRGQIVVTERTMPFLPHPLTTIRQTDEGTVMIGDSKEDELDDRALKHSIGAVMADRAQRMFPHLSRLNVVRSWAGIRVMPQDGFPIYDQSETHPGAFVACCHSGVTLASNHAFEIARMVAQGALEPELVGAFSASRFGDAGAANNSGY; this is translated from the coding sequence ATGCGAACAGATTACGACGTCGCCGTCGTCGGCGGCGGATTGCTCGGCTCCGCCATCGCCTGGGGTCTTGGAAGGCTCGGCAAGAACGTCGCCGTGCTCGACGAGGGCGATATCACCAAGCGCGCCTCGCGTGCGAACTTTGCGCTGGTGTGGGTCCAGAGCAAGGGCCTCGGCATGCCGGCCTACACCGTCTGGACAGTGCAGGCTTCGCAGGCCTGGGGTCGGCTCGCCTCCGAACTGAAGCAGCAGACCGGGCTCGATGTCTCCATTCAACAGAATGGTGGTTTCCACCTCACCCTCGGCGAGGACGAGTTCGGCCAGCGCACTGAGCTGGTCAAGCGCATGCACAACCAGGTTGGCGCGGCCGACTACAAGATGGAGATGCTCTCAGCATCCGAGGTGAAGAAGTCGCTGCCGCTGATCGGCCCGGAAGTTTCCGGCGGCAGTTTTTGTCCGCTCGACGGTCACGTCAATTCGCTGCGGACGTTCCGCGCGTTTCATACCGGCTTCAGGGAATTCGGCATCGACTATTTTCCGGAGCAACCGGTCTCGGCGATCAGCAAGAGCGGCGGCGAATTCCGCCTGACCACGCCGAACGGCGAGCTTCGCGCCGCCAAAATCGTGCTCGCCGCGGGCAATGCCAACCAGACGCTGGCGCCGATGGTCGGCCTCTACGCACCGATGGGCCCCACGCGCGGCCAGATCGTGGTGACCGAGCGCACCATGCCGTTCCTGCCGCATCCGTTGACGACGATCCGTCAGACCGACGAGGGCACGGTGATGATCGGCGACAGCAAGGAGGACGAGCTCGACGATCGTGCGCTGAAACATTCGATCGGCGCCGTGATGGCCGATCGCGCGCAGCGGATGTTTCCGCATCTGTCGCGGCTCAACGTGGTCAGGAGCTGGGCCGGCATCCGCGTCATGCCGCAGGACGGCTTTCCGATCTACGACCAGTCGGAGACGCATCCCGGCGCCTTCGTCGCCTGCTGCCATTCCGGCGTGACGCTGGCCTCCAATCACGCCTTCGAGATCGCGCGCATGGTCGCGCAGGGCGCGCTCGAGCCGGAGCTGGTTGGCGCGTTCTCCGCCAGCCGTTTCGGCGACGCGGGTGCTGCGAACAATAGCGGCTACTAG